A region of Thermococcus argininiproducens DNA encodes the following proteins:
- a CDS encoding right-handed parallel beta-helix repeat-containing protein, with amino-acid sequence MRVLVVFAILLFVPFANATQLAFIGDESLKELPGSGIPEDPYVLENLIINASNITGILVKNTTTYLLIRNLSIIGDNKRPGIILENVKNVRIENVRVIKCSYGIKLINSENITIINSIFKGNLYCYWKSKFAGDAECKGGAIFADYSRNLYIINNSFVPYSSLFSNIYGVYLVSVRNSKIYNNRFVGSIKCYPSAAFGGYCKGAAIYLTRSNENEIVGNLIYLPMSGGMEYASEVYGIYLSGVNNSIYLNDFYGEEVSYQIDMGIGFYYVFPRSKGKNTFHSPKVVYEFANETFEGFLGNYWDSYKEVDAEGDGIIDTPFIVDHYPLALPSENYKIIKPAEKIKTITNSSTLISNTSSTPSSILSTSSTSPPAFSQEEENLKYMGTLLVLATILIILWRRK; translated from the coding sequence ATGAGGGTCCTGGTGGTTTTTGCTATACTCCTTTTTGTGCCCTTTGCAAATGCAACACAGCTAGCATTTATTGGTGACGAGAGTCTAAAAGAACTTCCTGGTTCCGGTATTCCTGAAGATCCATATGTTCTCGAAAATTTGATCATAAATGCAAGCAATATCACAGGTATTTTAGTTAAGAACACTACCACATATCTTCTCATAAGAAACTTGAGCATAATCGGAGATAATAAGCGCCCAGGAATAATTCTCGAGAATGTAAAAAACGTTAGAATTGAGAATGTACGAGTGATTAAATGCAGTTATGGGATAAAGCTCATCAACTCTGAGAACATTACTATTATCAATAGCATTTTCAAAGGAAATCTATACTGCTACTGGAAAAGTAAGTTCGCGGGAGATGCTGAATGCAAAGGGGGAGCAATTTTTGCTGATTACTCGAGAAACTTGTATATTATAAATAATTCTTTTGTCCCGTACTCGTCTCTTTTCTCAAATATATATGGAGTCTATCTGGTCAGTGTTAGAAACTCAAAAATTTACAATAATCGGTTTGTAGGTTCTATAAAGTGTTACCCTTCCGCTGCATTTGGTGGATACTGCAAAGGAGCTGCTATATATCTAACCCGTTCAAACGAGAATGAAATTGTAGGAAATCTTATCTATCTCCCCATGAGTGGAGGGATGGAATATGCTTCAGAAGTCTACGGAATATACCTTTCTGGAGTTAACAACAGCATTTATTTGAACGATTTCTATGGGGAAGAAGTGTCATATCAAATAGACATGGGCATAGGGTTTTACTACGTCTTCCCAAGAAGTAAGGGCAAAAACACATTCCACTCTCCAAAAGTTGTCTATGAGTTTGCAAATGAAACTTTTGAAGGATTTTTAGGCAATTATTGGGATTCCTATAAAGAAGTTGATGCCGAGGGTGATGGAATCATTGATACTCCCTTTATTGTAGATCACTATCCTCTAGCCCTCCCTTCAGAAAATTATAAGATCATAAAACCAGCAGAGAAGATCAAAACAATCACAAATTCTTCAACACTCATCTCGAATACTTCATCAACTCCTTCATCGATCTTATCAACGAGTTCGACGAGTCCTCCTGCATTCTCTCAAGAAGAAGAGAATCTCAAATACATGGGGACCCTTTTAGTTTTGGCAACAATTCTAATCATTCTCTGGAGAAGAAAGTGA
- a CDS encoding RNA-guided endonuclease InsQ/TnpB family protein, with the protein MKRTVTLKLQPSKEQEKALFELAEASAKVWNEVNYLRRQQFFNHEIVDFNKAEKIVYEKYKREIGSATVQQVCRKNAEAWRDFFSQIRMKKSKELPKWLKPNPPGYKREGKPLIILRNTQYKIEGNKLILQGLGRFKRLEVQFKGRIHLKGKQGRLELIYNPVKRKWYAHVTISKVEEKLTENGWIKLPRQSLGNLSAGIDLGVNNLMAVYLENGESFLVNGGPLKSIAFYWQKRIAEYQSKLNKSGSKKSRKLRKMHENAKLQAKHYINTAVRQTVEKLYSLGVSRIVVGYPKGIARNSEKGKKQNFILSHVWRFNTVIKRLTEVAEEFGISVVVVDEAFTSKFCPFCGKLHDGARFVRGLFKCPAEGLVMNADLVGAFNILKKVVEKITPSLLGLTVGRGNWGKTLPEGLKTRFMLGLNETPQTFPPMARGLTR; encoded by the coding sequence ATGAAGAGGACAGTAACACTAAAACTTCAACCTTCAAAAGAGCAAGAAAAAGCACTCTTCGAGTTAGCCGAGGCTAGTGCAAAAGTTTGGAATGAAGTGAATTATCTTCGCAGGCAACAATTCTTTAACCACGAAATTGTGGACTTTAACAAGGCTGAAAAAATCGTTTATGAAAAATACAAGCGTGAAATCGGTTCTGCAACAGTTCAGCAAGTTTGCAGGAAGAATGCTGAAGCCTGGCGGGATTTCTTCTCGCAAATCAGAATGAAGAAGAGTAAGGAATTGCCAAAGTGGCTCAAGCCAAACCCACCAGGCTATAAAAGGGAGGGAAAACCACTCATAATCCTCAGGAACACCCAATATAAAATTGAAGGGAATAAATTAATCCTCCAAGGCCTTGGAAGATTTAAAAGGCTTGAAGTTCAATTCAAGGGTAGGATTCACTTGAAGGGTAAACAGGGAAGGCTAGAATTAATTTACAATCCTGTTAAGCGGAAGTGGTACGCTCACGTCACCATTTCAAAAGTTGAGGAGAAGTTAACTGAGAATGGCTGGATTAAACTCCCAAGACAATCTTTAGGGAACCTTTCAGCCGGAATTGATTTAGGAGTGAATAACTTAATGGCCGTTTACCTTGAGAATGGTGAATCGTTCTTAGTTAACGGAGGACCGCTCAAGAGCATAGCTTTCTACTGGCAAAAGCGGATTGCAGAGTATCAGTCAAAACTCAACAAGAGTGGAAGTAAAAAGAGCAGAAAACTCAGAAAAATGCATGAGAATGCCAAATTACAGGCAAAGCACTACATTAACACTGCAGTCAGGCAAACTGTCGAGAAACTTTATTCCCTTGGAGTTTCACGGATTGTGGTTGGCTATCCAAAGGGAATTGCGAGGAATTCTGAAAAGGGCAAAAAGCAGAATTTCATTCTTTCCCACGTGTGGCGTTTCAACACTGTTATTAAACGCTTGACTGAAGTCGCTGAAGAGTTTGGTATTAGTGTTGTGGTTGTAGATGAAGCTTTTACTTCAAAGTTTTGTCCCTTCTGCGGGAAGCTCCATGACGGGGCCCGTTTTGTTCGCGGATTATTTAAGTGTCCCGCGGAGGGGCTTGTAATGAATGCTGATTTGGTTGGGGCTTTCAATATTTTAAAGAAGGTTGTTGAAAAGATAACCCCGAGCCTGCTGGGTTTAACGGTGGGTAGGGGTAATTGGGGGAAGACCCTCCCAGAGGGGTTGAAAACCCGCTTTATGTTGGGTCTGAATGAAACCCCTCAAACCTTCCCACCCATGGCGAGGGGGTTAACTCGCTAG
- a CDS encoding DUF167 domain-containing protein: MIKESKEGVILQIYVQPKAKRTEIDGVDEWRKRLKVKVKAPPVEGKANKEIVKFFSKLLGAEISLIKGETSREKDLLIRGVSIEEVKKKLEIYR; encoded by the coding sequence ATGATAAAAGAGAGCAAAGAAGGAGTAATACTCCAAATCTATGTACAACCAAAGGCAAAAAGAACTGAGATAGATGGGGTAGATGAGTGGCGCAAGAGGTTGAAAGTTAAAGTAAAAGCTCCTCCTGTTGAAGGGAAAGCGAACAAAGAAATTGTAAAGTTTTTTTCCAAGCTCCTTGGAGCTGAGATAAGTCTCATCAAAGGAGAAACATCACGAGAAAAAGATCTTCTGATAAGGGGGGTAAGCATAGAGGAAGTTAAAAAGAAGCTCGAAATTTATCGATAA
- a CDS encoding DUF402 domain-containing protein, with protein MVRKIHLIYKRVPNRILEREDELIADLGDIIVAKSKFEGMLVPLFVNGVKVIDNGYTMIYFAFIGGNYDVLKVYDREGNFKGLYIDILAYTKREGNKLEMLDLFLDIFIFPNGETFLLDEEELEMALNYGLINKETFDFAYSKATEIMKRFKKGEFPPDIVWKYSLSSPEND; from the coding sequence ATGGTCAGAAAAATTCACCTCATTTACAAGCGTGTTCCAAATCGAATTCTTGAGAGAGAAGATGAGCTCATAGCAGATCTAGGTGATATAATTGTAGCAAAGTCAAAATTTGAGGGAATGCTCGTCCCACTTTTTGTAAACGGTGTCAAGGTTATTGATAACGGTTACACAATGATCTATTTTGCCTTTATTGGAGGGAATTATGATGTATTGAAGGTCTATGATAGAGAGGGCAACTTTAAGGGTCTCTATATTGACATTTTGGCTTACACCAAAAGAGAGGGAAATAAGTTAGAGATGCTCGACCTCTTCTTAGACATCTTTATCTTTCCAAATGGAGAGACTTTTCTCTTGGATGAAGAAGAGCTGGAAATGGCCCTCAATTATGGCCTTATTAATAAAGAAACATTTGATTTTGCATATTCAAAGGCAACAGAAATTATGAAAAGGTTTAAGAAAGGAGAATTTCCACCAGACATAGTTTGGAAGTACTCACTTTCTTCTCCAGAGAATGATTAG
- the glyS gene encoding glycine--tRNA ligase: MVNKYEALQDLLRRRGFAWGSFEIYGGARGFYDYGPLGATIKRKIEKKIREAFIREGFFEIETPDITPEEVFIASGHVEKFVDPLTECKKCGSRFRADHIVEDVLEIDTEGLSAEHLTQLIREHDIKCPECGGELSDVWYFNLMFETYIGPYKDKKGYLRPETAQGIFVNFKRLNNFARNQLPFGVFQIGKAYRNEISPRQGMLRLREFTQAEVEIFFNPNETEHPHFDEVKDEVLRLYPIEHQLKELGMIELTLEEAVKKGYLLNTFFAYYMAMVKRILLDIGIPEDKIRFRQQLPEERAHYSTDTWDVEIHSERFGWIECVGIAYRGDYDLSKHIKESGADLTVMIHYKEPKSIRKLKVSLNMKRVGPKLKSDAKRINQKLQEMSQEELKKIVEGLEQIGKVIIDEYELEKDDFIIKEVEEKITGEKIVPHVLEPSFGIDRPFYLLLENSLTVDEDGRVYLKIKKDMAPIEVAVLPLVAKEPLTTIAYDIFRTLQKEGFIVVYDEKDTVGRRYARYDEIGTPYCVTVDNQTPEDNTVTIRDRDTREQIRVKIDELPEKLRELIFG; the protein is encoded by the coding sequence GGAGCTACAATAAAGAGGAAGATTGAGAAGAAGATTAGAGAAGCTTTCATAAGGGAGGGATTCTTTGAAATTGAGACTCCTGATATTACTCCAGAGGAGGTTTTTATAGCTTCAGGACACGTGGAAAAATTTGTTGATCCATTAACCGAATGTAAGAAATGTGGCTCAAGATTCAGAGCAGATCACATTGTGGAAGATGTTCTTGAGATAGACACAGAGGGCTTAAGTGCAGAGCATTTAACTCAATTGATAAGAGAGCATGATATAAAATGTCCCGAATGTGGGGGAGAGCTTTCTGATGTGTGGTACTTTAATCTGATGTTCGAGACTTATATTGGTCCTTACAAAGACAAAAAAGGATACCTCAGGCCTGAAACTGCCCAAGGCATATTTGTAAACTTTAAGCGTTTAAACAATTTTGCGAGAAACCAGCTTCCATTTGGAGTGTTTCAAATTGGCAAAGCTTATAGAAATGAAATCTCTCCAAGACAAGGAATGCTCAGACTTAGAGAGTTCACTCAAGCAGAGGTGGAGATCTTCTTCAATCCAAACGAAACTGAGCATCCACATTTTGATGAGGTGAAAGATGAAGTTCTTCGTCTTTATCCAATCGAACATCAGCTCAAAGAGTTAGGAATGATTGAACTTACCTTAGAAGAGGCTGTTAAGAAAGGTTATCTTCTGAATACTTTCTTCGCTTACTATATGGCGATGGTTAAGAGGATTCTTCTTGATATCGGGATTCCTGAGGACAAGATAAGATTTAGGCAACAATTACCCGAGGAGAGAGCTCACTACTCAACTGACACGTGGGACGTAGAAATTCATAGTGAAAGGTTTGGCTGGATAGAGTGTGTGGGTATAGCATACAGAGGAGATTATGACTTGAGCAAGCATATAAAGGAAAGCGGTGCAGATTTAACCGTAATGATCCATTATAAAGAGCCTAAGAGCATTAGAAAGCTCAAAGTTTCTCTTAACATGAAGCGCGTAGGACCTAAACTAAAAAGCGATGCAAAGAGAATTAATCAAAAACTGCAAGAGATGAGTCAAGAAGAGCTTAAAAAGATAGTTGAGGGTCTGGAACAGATAGGGAAGGTTATCATTGACGAGTATGAGCTTGAAAAAGATGATTTTATTATTAAAGAAGTTGAGGAAAAGATAACTGGTGAAAAAATAGTGCCCCATGTTCTAGAGCCGAGCTTTGGTATAGACAGGCCATTCTATCTCCTTCTCGAGAATTCATTGACTGTGGATGAAGATGGTAGGGTTTATCTGAAAATTAAGAAGGACATGGCCCCAATAGAAGTTGCAGTTCTACCGTTGGTGGCAAAGGAACCTCTCACAACCATTGCCTATGATATCTTCAGGACTCTACAGAAGGAAGGATTTATCGTGGTTTACGATGAGAAGGATACAGTAGGAAGGAGATATGCAAGGTATGATGAGATAGGAACTCCCTATTGTGTGACAGTAGATAATCAAACCCCTGAAGATAATACTGTAACAATCAGGGACAGAGATACGAGAGAGCAGATTAGGGTTAAGATTGACGAGCTTCCAGAGAAGTTAAGAGAGCTTATTTTTGGATGA